The Acropora palmata chromosome 3, jaAcrPala1.3, whole genome shotgun sequence nucleotide sequence GGGCGTCTTCCTGAATGATGACGATATCTCCCACCTTGAGATTTCGCTTCGATCTGGGCCATTTCTGCCTTGTATTCAAATTTGCAAGGTATTCCTTGCGCCAGCGAGACCAAAACTGTTCCACCACGTACTGCACCCGTCTCCAGCGCTTGCGAACGTAGATATCTTCTGGCGTGAAACATCCGTGTGGAGGAGAGTAGACTCTTTGCTTCATTGTGAGAAGATGATTTGGGGTCAAAGGTGTCGGGCTTAGAGGATCATTTAAGCATTGTGTTGTCAGAGGACGACTATTAATTATGGCCATGGCTTCGTAAAGAAAGGTGCGGAATGATGATGTGTCTAGGTGTCCGGTGAAATCTTTAAGGAGATGGTCTAATATACTTCTGATGGTTTTAATCTGCCGTTCCCATACTCCACCACGATGACTTGAATAAGGAGGATTAAGAAGAAACTCGCAGTCGTGATCACGTAGGTGTGAAGCAATCTTGTTCACGTTCATTTCTTTAGTGGAAGCCGCAAGTTCGTTTCTTGCACCAACAAAGTTGGATCCTCGATCTGATCGTAGCTGATGCACTGGCCCTCTCATGGCTATGAAACATCTTAAGGCGTTTAGGAGCGCATCTGTTGTCATATCATCCAAGACTTCGATATGTACGGCGCGGGAATTCATGCAAGTAAAGATAACTG carries:
- the LOC141876066 gene encoding uncharacterized protein LOC141876066, yielding MANLPLDRIEPSPPFTYCGMDCFGPFMIKEGRREMKKYAVIFTCMNSRAVHIEVLDDMTTDALLNALRCFIAMRGPVHQLRSDRGSNFVGARNELAASTKEMNVNKIASHLRDHDCEFLLNPPYSSHRGGVWERQIKTIRSILDHLLKDFTGHLDTSSFRTFLYEAMAIINSRPLTTQCLNDPLSPTPLTPNHLLTMKQRVYSPPHGCFTPEDIYVRKRWRRVQYVVEQFWSRWRKEYLANLNTRQKWPRSKRNLKVGDIVIIQEDAPRAQWPLGKIVEASKDEQGLVRTVKILVGTKSQTERPSIIKRAVQKVVLLFEFEATEREGIQVT